One genomic region from Leptolyngbyaceae cyanobacterium JSC-12 encodes:
- a CDS encoding glycosyltransferase (IMG reference gene:2510093742~PFAM: Glycosyl transferases group 1), with the protein MNTRVYTPRSFRETTGRLPCIVYCTSAKDSWAWLAEELDEKPRQWVFCDDQPRGLLKQLVHNPHLAAMWVSWQAIQVVRRQKANLLVTGHPSLSFWCAVFANLQRIRVPHVATAFYLPKVPHGMRYVLAQWAYSTIQRFIIYSRAERQFYGEYFGIPFARFEVQHRAMLTAQKHPASRLEPGDYICAISQQDQDYHTLMTAMAKLPKIPLVLVVPRGRAIATRIPPNVRLRVGLSSTQITNILHHSQFMVLPLCQTTIPCDHESLVTAMQLGKTFVVANLPGISDYAFHNSNAVLYKPGNPVSLADAIQDLWSNPIKRQVLGENGREFANAFCSKESLRKWFQQLLVRQGL; encoded by the coding sequence CCTGCATTGTGTATTGTACGTCAGCAAAAGATAGTTGGGCATGGCTAGCTGAAGAACTAGACGAAAAGCCGCGCCAGTGGGTCTTTTGTGATGATCAGCCCCGTGGATTGCTAAAGCAGTTGGTTCACAATCCTCATTTGGCTGCGATGTGGGTAAGTTGGCAGGCAATTCAGGTTGTGCGACGGCAAAAAGCTAATTTGCTCGTGACAGGTCATCCTTCCCTGTCGTTTTGGTGTGCAGTGTTTGCTAATTTGCAACGCATACGGGTGCCTCACGTTGCCACAGCGTTTTACTTGCCAAAAGTGCCCCATGGGATGCGTTATGTGCTAGCACAATGGGCATATTCCACAATTCAACGATTTATCATTTATTCCAGGGCTGAAAGGCAGTTTTATGGAGAGTATTTTGGGATTCCGTTTGCTCGCTTTGAAGTGCAACACCGAGCCATGCTCACTGCGCAAAAACATCCTGCATCCCGTTTAGAACCCGGAGATTATATCTGTGCCATTAGCCAACAAGATCAGGATTATCATACCTTGATGACTGCTATGGCAAAATTGCCAAAGATTCCACTGGTGCTGGTTGTGCCCAGAGGACGAGCGATCGCGACCAGAATTCCCCCGAATGTCAGGCTGCGAGTTGGGTTATCGTCTACCCAAATCACAAATATTTTGCACCATTCTCAGTTCATGGTGCTGCCACTCTGCCAGACAACTATTCCGTGCGATCATGAATCGTTGGTTACAGCGATGCAGTTAGGCAAAACTTTTGTCGTAGCCAATCTTCCTGGCATCAGTGATTATGCCTTCCATAATTCCAACGCAGTACTTTATAAACCTGGCAATCCAGTCAGTTTAGCAGATGCTATTCAAGATTTGTGGAGTAATCCGATTAAACGCCAAGTATTAGGTGAAAATGGACGAGAGTTTGCCAATGCATTTTGTTCAAAAGAATCCCTTCGAAAATGGTTTCAACAACTATTGGTTCGTCAGGGGCTATAA
- a CDS encoding carbohydrate ABC transporter membrane protein 2, CUT1 family (IMG reference gene:2510093743~PFAM: Binding-protein-dependent transport system inner membrane component), with translation MKANRWMTSVFYLLLIGYAVITLVPFAWALSASFKPLSEIAAGGVNFIPQTFTLDNYRTIFVQEPLFGRWLFNSAIAAILVTVLNLLFNSMAGYALARIQFPGNRLWFFIILVALMVPGQITLLPKFLILKSLGWLNTYQGLIIPTAINATFIFMMRQFFLNFPKELEEAAALDGLGRFETFFRVVLPLAKPALAAQTIFVFMGSWNEFLLPLVIMSDPEMFTLPLGLNAFKGQYISYWNYIMAASIIFTLPALAIYVFFNRYFIQGITYTGGK, from the coding sequence GTGAAAGCAAATCGCTGGATGACTTCAGTTTTCTACCTGCTACTAATTGGATATGCAGTCATCACACTAGTGCCTTTTGCATGGGCATTGTCAGCATCATTTAAGCCATTGTCAGAAATTGCAGCTGGGGGTGTCAACTTTATTCCACAAACATTCACGCTGGATAACTATCGGACAATTTTTGTGCAAGAGCCTTTGTTTGGGCGTTGGTTATTTAATAGTGCGATCGCGGCAATTTTAGTAACAGTGCTCAACTTATTGTTTAACTCAATGGCAGGCTATGCCCTTGCTCGCATTCAGTTTCCAGGAAATCGACTATGGTTTTTCATCATTCTGGTAGCATTAATGGTTCCTGGACAAATCACATTACTACCCAAGTTTTTGATTCTGAAGTCATTAGGATGGCTGAATACTTACCAGGGATTAATCATACCAACTGCAATCAACGCCACATTTATTTTTATGATGCGTCAGTTTTTTTTAAACTTTCCTAAAGAGCTAGAAGAAGCGGCCGCTCTAGACGGACTGGGACGATTTGAAACATTTTTCCGAGTTGTTTTACCTCTGGCAAAGCCTGCTCTTGCTGCTCAAACAATCTTTGTGTTTATGGGTTCCTGGAATGAGTTTTTATTACCACTTGTGATTATGTCTGATCCAGAAATGTTTACACTTCCGCTAGGTTTGAATGCGTTTAAAGGGCAATACATTAGCTATTGGAATTACATCATGGCAGCTTCAATCATCTTTACCTTGCCAGCTTTAGCAATCTACGTTTTTTTCAATCGCTATTTTATTCAAGGGATTACCTATACAGGCGGGAAATGA
- a CDS encoding carbohydrate ABC transporter membrane protein 1, CUT1 family (IMG reference gene:2510093744~PFAM: Binding-protein-dependent transport system inner membrane component) codes for MSDWFDRVWHKKHTQEGLTGYAFMAPTMLIAGAFLILPVICSVILAFYNVELLGDVSIRFVGFKNFVRMLEDERVWIALQNTATYAAIVVPSQTIIALSLALILNSQLRGKQLFRVIFFLPTVTSSAVLTLIFMWIYNSNGLLNSVLSFLGLPTYNWLGDPSVALKGIMLMNIWSTAPLFMVIYLAALQDVPESLYEAATIDGASRWEKLLHITLPFLRPVTFFVIVIGMIGTFQLFDQSYIFSAGSGGPNNSTLTIVLLIYQYAFKNLEMGYALALTLMLAVLLIGTTLIQRLIFKEERLD; via the coding sequence ATGAGTGATTGGTTTGACCGGGTGTGGCATAAAAAACATACCCAAGAAGGATTGACAGGTTACGCTTTTATGGCTCCTACAATGTTGATTGCAGGAGCCTTTTTGATCTTGCCAGTCATTTGTTCAGTAATCCTGGCGTTCTATAACGTGGAGCTATTGGGTGATGTGAGTATTCGATTTGTTGGCTTCAAAAATTTTGTCCGAATGCTTGAAGACGAACGAGTCTGGATTGCCCTGCAAAATACAGCCACCTATGCTGCGATCGTTGTTCCCAGCCAGACCATCATAGCACTGAGTCTGGCACTAATATTGAATAGTCAATTGCGAGGCAAACAACTGTTTCGAGTGATTTTCTTTTTGCCAACAGTGACATCTTCAGCGGTACTTACTCTTATCTTCATGTGGATTTATAACTCTAATGGTTTGTTAAATTCAGTTTTAAGCTTTTTAGGATTACCAACCTACAACTGGTTAGGCGATCCATCTGTTGCCCTCAAAGGCATTATGCTGATGAACATCTGGTCAACGGCTCCTTTGTTTATGGTAATTTATTTGGCAGCATTACAAGATGTTCCTGAATCACTCTACGAAGCTGCCACCATTGACGGTGCAAGTCGTTGGGAAAAGCTGTTGCACATTACGTTGCCATTTCTTCGACCTGTTACATTTTTTGTGATTGTAATTGGGATGATTGGAACGTTTCAATTATTTGACCAATCCTATATTTTCTCAGCAGGATCTGGAGGTCCTAACAATTCAACATTGACTATTGTGTTACTGATTTACCAGTATGCGTTTAAGAATTTAGAGATGGGATATGCATTAGCATTGACGCTGATGCTGGCGGTATTGCTGATAGGGACGACGTTGATTCAGCGGTTGATCTTTAAAGAAGAGCGATTGGACTAA
- a CDS encoding putative membrane protein (IMG reference gene:2510093746~PFAM: Membrane protein of unknown function) → MQLVHSGIDAVQLSRPDLYFKEAVPVTIFLISVVVTAISLLIISKLPTGVEIDSPFIALIAGAIIGAINGFWGLFPTWLRAIPAILSLGLIPLLGSIIVFGLTALLIEGFRLRWGIGSAILGAIALAIVNSILFFILRQTGLVAI, encoded by the coding sequence GTGCAACTAGTGCACTCAGGCATCGATGCAGTACAACTCTCTCGTCCTGATCTGTATTTTAAGGAGGCAGTCCCCGTGACGATTTTTCTAATTTCTGTGGTTGTAACGGCAATCAGCCTACTGATTATTTCTAAGTTGCCAACTGGAGTAGAGATTGATAGCCCTTTTATTGCACTGATTGCAGGCGCAATTATCGGCGCAATCAATGGATTCTGGGGCTTATTTCCTACCTGGCTACGGGCAATTCCAGCAATTTTAAGTCTGGGTTTAATTCCCCTCCTTGGTAGCATTATTGTATTTGGCTTAACGGCTCTATTGATTGAAGGGTTTCGCCTGCGTTGGGGGATTGGTAGTGCAATTTTGGGCGCGATCGCGCTAGCAATTGTTAACTCTATTCTCTTTTTCATCCTGCGCCAAACCGGATTGGTGGCAATTTAG